Proteins encoded by one window of Natronomonas salsuginis:
- the lrp gene encoding HTH-type transcriptional regulator Lrp, which produces MTYENLDRKLVNALLEDGRASLRSLGEDLDISVTTVSNHISDLEEQGIIRGYAPIVDYGELGYDVTAIIQMKVEGSALPDITDRLQGHKHMVSVYEVTGDHDIIAIGKFTDTDHMNEQIKELLIDPDIKESNTSVVLNTVAENQQFDLEY; this is translated from the coding sequence ATGACGTACGAAAATCTCGACCGGAAGTTGGTAAACGCACTCCTGGAAGACGGCCGCGCCTCGCTCCGTTCGCTCGGCGAAGACCTCGACATCTCGGTGACGACGGTGTCGAACCACATCTCCGACCTCGAAGAGCAGGGGATCATCCGCGGGTACGCCCCGATCGTCGACTACGGCGAGTTGGGCTACGACGTGACGGCGATCATCCAGATGAAAGTCGAGGGAAGCGCGCTACCCGACATCACCGACCGACTGCAGGGGCACAAACACATGGTGTCTGTGTACGAGGTCACCGGTGACCACGACATCATCGCGATCGGCAAGTTCACCGACACCGACCACATGAACGAGCAGATCAAAGAGCTCCTCATCGACCCCGACATCAAGGAGTCGAACACCAGCGTC